From a region of the Streptomyces sp. NBC_00193 genome:
- a CDS encoding amino acid ABC transporter ATP-binding protein, whose translation MSGVSVTKDVRDAAGAADDLVVLSNVNKHFGALHVLQDIDLSIARGEVVVVIGPSGSGKSTLCRTINRLETIDSGSITVDGNQLPSEGKALAKLRADVGMVFQSFNLFAHKTVLQNVMLGQLKVRKADQAAALEKAKSLLDRVGVGSQADKYPAQLSGGQQQRVAIARALAMDPKVMLFDEPTSALDPEMINEVLEVMQQLAREGMTMVVVTHEMGFARSAANRVVFMADGKIVEEATPEQFFSNPRSDRAKDFLSKILHH comes from the coding sequence ATGAGCGGAGTATCAGTGACCAAGGACGTGCGGGACGCGGCCGGTGCCGCGGACGACCTGGTCGTGCTGAGCAACGTCAACAAGCACTTCGGCGCGCTGCACGTGCTTCAGGACATTGATCTGAGCATTGCCCGCGGTGAGGTCGTCGTGGTGATCGGCCCTTCGGGGTCGGGCAAGTCCACGCTGTGCCGGACCATCAACCGCCTGGAGACGATCGATTCGGGCAGCATCACCGTCGACGGCAACCAACTGCCGTCGGAGGGCAAGGCGCTGGCGAAGCTGCGTGCCGATGTGGGCATGGTCTTCCAGTCGTTCAACCTCTTCGCGCACAAGACGGTGCTGCAGAACGTGATGCTGGGCCAGCTCAAGGTCCGCAAGGCGGACCAGGCGGCGGCACTGGAGAAGGCCAAGTCCCTCCTCGACCGGGTGGGCGTCGGCTCGCAGGCCGACAAGTACCCGGCCCAGCTCTCGGGCGGCCAGCAGCAGCGCGTGGCGATCGCGCGCGCCCTGGCGATGGACCCGAAGGTGATGCTCTTCGACGAGCCGACCTCGGCCCTCGACCCGGAGATGATCAACGAGGTGCTGGAGGTCATGCAGCAGCTCGCCCGGGAGGGGATGACCATGGTCGTCGTCACGCACGAGATGGGCTTCGCCCGCTCCGCCGCCAACCGAGTGGTCTTCATGGCCGACGGAAAGATCGTCGAAGAGGCCACGCCCGAGCAGTTCTTCAGCAACCCGCGGAGCGACCGGGCCAAGGACTTCCTCTCGAAGATCCTGCACCACTGA
- a CDS encoding glutamate ABC transporter substrate-binding protein — MKLSKVGAAAAIAVALALTATACGGSDSTKPGSDASASGGAKKDKIVIGIKFDQPGVGLKTPDGKFTGFDVDVATYVAKELGYEPDQIEFKQAVSAERENLISNGDVKLVVASYSINDKRKEKVDFAGPYFLAHQDLLVRADDTSITKAEDLNKKKLCSVTGSTSAQNVKTKLAPEADLQQLGGYSECLTGLENKAVDALTTDNSILAGYAAQDKNKGKFKLVGLSLSNENYGIGLKKGDKELQTKVNAAIKKMEADGAWAKAIEKNFGPSGYKAEPAPAVTEGS; from the coding sequence ATGAAGCTCTCCAAGGTCGGCGCGGCCGCCGCCATCGCCGTTGCTCTCGCCCTGACCGCGACCGCCTGTGGCGGCAGCGACAGCACCAAGCCCGGCAGCGACGCCAGCGCGTCGGGCGGGGCCAAGAAGGACAAGATCGTCATCGGCATCAAGTTCGACCAGCCGGGTGTGGGCCTCAAGACCCCCGACGGCAAGTTCACGGGCTTCGACGTGGACGTGGCGACGTACGTGGCCAAGGAGCTCGGCTACGAGCCCGACCAGATCGAGTTCAAGCAGGCCGTCAGCGCCGAGCGCGAGAACCTGATCTCCAACGGCGACGTGAAGCTGGTCGTGGCGAGCTACTCGATCAACGACAAGCGCAAGGAGAAGGTCGACTTCGCCGGCCCGTACTTCCTCGCGCACCAGGACCTGCTGGTCCGTGCCGACGACACCTCGATCACCAAGGCCGAGGACCTGAACAAGAAGAAGCTCTGCTCGGTCACCGGCTCCACGTCGGCGCAGAACGTCAAGACCAAGCTGGCCCCCGAGGCCGACCTGCAGCAGCTGGGTGGCTACTCCGAGTGCCTGACCGGTCTGGAGAACAAGGCCGTTGACGCCCTGACCACGGACAACTCGATCCTGGCCGGCTACGCGGCCCAGGACAAGAACAAGGGCAAGTTCAAGCTGGTCGGGCTGAGCCTGAGCAACGAGAACTACGGCATCGGCCTGAAGAAGGGCGACAAGGAGCTCCAGACCAAGGTCAACGCCGCCATCAAGAAGATGGAGGCGGACGGCGCCTGGGCCAAGGCCATCGAGAAGAACTTCGGTCCGTCCGGCTACAAGGCCGAGCCGGCCCCCGCGGTCACCGAAGGCAGCTGA
- a CDS encoding amino acid ABC transporter permease (The N-terminal region of this protein, as described by TIGR01726, is a three transmembrane segment that identifies a subfamily of ABC transporter permease subunits, which specificities that include histidine, arginine, glutamine, glutamate, L-cystine (sic), the opines (in Agrobacterium) octopine and nopaline, etc.) — protein sequence MFDFLDSGQYDVLGAFWVTVQLTLYSAVGSLIWGTVLVGMRVSPVPLMRGFATAYVNLVRNTPLTVLIIGCSQGLSLTLGVTLGGGTFKEIGFRLAVLGFIAYTGTFVCEAIRSGINTVPVGQAEASRALGMSFVQTLTLIVLPQAFRAVVAPLANVLIALTKNTTVAAAIGVAEAALLMKEMVENEPQDLFAVFGVFALGFVLLTLPTGLLLGWVAKRVAVKR from the coding sequence GTGTTCGATTTTCTTGATTCCGGGCAGTACGACGTGCTCGGAGCCTTCTGGGTGACGGTTCAGCTCACCCTCTACTCGGCCGTCGGGTCCCTGATCTGGGGCACCGTACTGGTCGGGATGCGGGTCAGTCCGGTCCCGCTGATGCGGGGCTTCGCCACCGCGTACGTGAACCTCGTGCGCAACACCCCGCTGACCGTGCTGATCATCGGCTGTTCACAGGGCCTCAGCCTGACCCTCGGCGTCACCCTCGGCGGCGGCACGTTCAAGGAGATCGGTTTCCGCCTCGCGGTCCTCGGGTTCATCGCCTACACCGGCACCTTCGTCTGCGAGGCGATCCGCTCGGGCATCAACACGGTCCCGGTCGGCCAGGCCGAGGCCTCCCGCGCCCTGGGCATGAGCTTCGTCCAGACGCTCACCCTGATCGTGCTTCCCCAGGCGTTCCGCGCGGTCGTCGCACCGCTCGCCAACGTGCTGATCGCCCTCACCAAGAACACCACGGTGGCGGCGGCGATCGGCGTGGCCGAGGCGGCGCTGCTGATGAAGGAGATGGTCGAGAACGAACCGCAGGACCTCTTCGCCGTCTTCGGCGTCTTCGCCCTCGGATTCGTCCTTCTGACCCTGCCCACCGGCCTGCTCCTGGGCTGGGTGGCCAAGCGCGTGGCGGTGAAGCGATGA
- a CDS encoding amino acid ABC transporter permease: MTSVLYDAPGPRAKARNWIYTGVFLLASAALAWWVLSSLADKGQLDADKWTPFVEGQVWTTFLLPGLWETLKAGAIAMVIALPLGALLGLGRLSDHAWVRTAVGAWVEFFRAIPVLMLMLFGSAFFVQYTTVASEIRPLYAVITGLVLYNSAVIGEIVRAGVDSLPKGQTDAAKAIGMRKGQVMTYVLLPQAVTAMLPALVSQLVVILKDTAIGGAVLGFAELLTTYRQISANYSNIIPTLIVIAAIYIAVNFALTTFASWLEGRLRKSKRTTDAIVPITLDAGNNSAGM; encoded by the coding sequence ATGACCTCGGTGCTGTACGACGCCCCGGGCCCCCGGGCCAAGGCCCGCAACTGGATCTACACCGGCGTCTTCCTGCTGGCGTCCGCCGCCCTCGCGTGGTGGGTGCTGTCCTCCCTCGCGGACAAGGGTCAGCTCGACGCCGACAAGTGGACCCCCTTCGTCGAGGGCCAGGTGTGGACGACCTTCCTGCTCCCCGGACTCTGGGAGACCCTGAAGGCCGGCGCCATCGCCATGGTGATCGCCCTCCCGCTGGGAGCCCTGCTCGGCCTCGGCCGGCTCTCCGACCATGCGTGGGTACGCACCGCCGTGGGCGCCTGGGTCGAGTTCTTCCGGGCCATCCCGGTGCTGATGCTGATGCTCTTCGGCTCCGCCTTCTTCGTGCAGTACACGACCGTCGCCTCCGAGATCAGGCCCCTGTACGCGGTGATCACCGGGCTGGTCCTGTACAACTCCGCCGTCATCGGCGAGATCGTCCGGGCCGGAGTCGACTCACTGCCGAAGGGCCAGACCGACGCCGCCAAGGCGATCGGCATGCGCAAGGGCCAGGTCATGACCTACGTCCTGCTCCCGCAGGCGGTGACCGCGATGCTCCCGGCGCTGGTCAGCCAACTCGTGGTGATCCTCAAGGACACCGCGATCGGAGGTGCGGTACTGGGATTCGCCGAGCTGTTGACCACGTACCGGCAGATCTCGGCGAACTACAGCAACATCATCCCGACCCTGATCGTGATCGCTGCGATCTACATCGCGGTGAACTTCGCCCTCACCACCTTCGCCTCCTGGCTGGAGGGCCGCCTGCGCAAGTCGAAGCGGACCACGGACGCGATCGTCCCGATCACCCTCGACGCGGGCAACAACAGCGCCGGCATGTGA
- a CDS encoding NAD(P)/FAD-dependent oxidoreductase, producing MDPVIVVGAGPVGLSLSLALAGQGVPCVVLDEGSGKDEPRPARTVALHADTAAMVHRLGCTTLRDEGAYFTAWRTMRRGRESRRVTFEDGPAPIHLPQHALTRGLRDAATAHPLVQLVTESKLDALEQDDRGVTAHTRGAETTWWRGSHLVGCDGARSTVRKLLGIRFPGRTAVERHAVAALRTELPWPGEALLDRSPPGEVTARPLADGAYRLDWLLPARGDLVTPDALVTLIRDSLALWCGGTTPPYELLDTGVHTLHHRLARRWRDGRCFLAGDAAHLLGALGTQGVEEGLRDAENLAWKLSLAWHQGASEALLDSYEAERRRAVAARLRAADQAMPALRTGGGLRTYLPGASRAAELLLTDGHLGRGPLGAEPVYAPPVAVHDVPTATEPGGSVENVPVTAPDGSTVPLRDQLGRGRLLVVLVAPGTGVWDRRHWVGAGLMPRLAAAVSALPVRAELLVADGYPGAAAHTVLLVRPDGHLAATFAGVHPAGLYEAADAVRHGPSTAAPAPASRSLPAAAPVID from the coding sequence ATGGACCCGGTGATCGTCGTCGGCGCGGGGCCCGTCGGGCTGTCCCTGTCCCTCGCCCTGGCCGGCCAGGGCGTGCCCTGCGTCGTGCTCGACGAGGGATCCGGCAAGGACGAACCCCGCCCCGCGCGCACCGTCGCCCTGCACGCCGACACCGCCGCGATGGTGCACCGGCTGGGCTGTACGACGCTGCGCGACGAGGGTGCGTACTTCACCGCCTGGCGCACCATGCGGCGCGGCCGCGAGTCCCGGCGGGTCACCTTCGAGGACGGCCCGGCCCCGATCCACCTGCCCCAGCACGCCCTGACCCGCGGACTGCGCGACGCCGCCACCGCACATCCCCTGGTCCAGCTGGTCACCGAGAGCAAACTCGACGCCCTGGAGCAGGACGACCGCGGGGTCACCGCCCACACCCGGGGCGCCGAGACCACGTGGTGGCGCGGCAGCCACCTGGTCGGCTGTGACGGGGCCCGCTCCACCGTGCGCAAGCTGCTCGGCATCCGCTTCCCCGGCCGCACCGCCGTCGAGCGGCACGCCGTGGCCGCCCTGCGCACCGAACTGCCTTGGCCGGGCGAAGCGTTGCTGGACCGCAGCCCGCCCGGGGAAGTCACCGCCCGGCCGCTGGCCGACGGGGCGTACCGGCTGGACTGGCTGCTCCCCGCGCGCGGGGACCTGGTCACCCCCGACGCGCTGGTGACCCTCATCCGCGACAGCCTCGCGCTGTGGTGCGGGGGCACGACACCCCCGTACGAGCTCCTCGACACCGGGGTCCACACCCTGCACCACCGGCTCGCCCGGCGCTGGCGCGACGGCCGCTGTTTCCTCGCCGGGGACGCGGCGCACCTGCTCGGCGCGCTCGGCACCCAGGGCGTGGAGGAAGGCCTCCGGGACGCCGAGAACCTCGCCTGGAAGCTCTCCCTCGCCTGGCACCAGGGGGCCTCCGAAGCCCTCCTCGACAGTTACGAGGCCGAGCGCCGCAGGGCGGTGGCCGCCCGGCTGCGCGCCGCCGACCAGGCCATGCCCGCGCTGCGGACCGGGGGCGGCCTGCGCACGTACCTCCCCGGAGCCTCGCGCGCCGCCGAACTCCTCCTCACCGACGGCCACTTGGGTCGCGGCCCGCTCGGCGCGGAGCCGGTGTACGCCCCGCCCGTGGCCGTCCACGACGTGCCCACCGCCACCGAGCCGGGCGGGTCCGTCGAGAACGTCCCGGTCACCGCGCCCGACGGCTCGACGGTGCCGCTGCGCGACCAGCTGGGGCGGGGCCGGCTCCTCGTCGTCCTCGTCGCCCCGGGCACCGGGGTCTGGGACCGGCGGCACTGGGTGGGCGCCGGCCTGATGCCCCGCCTCGCGGCGGCCGTCTCCGCGCTGCCGGTCCGGGCGGAACTGCTCGTGGCGGACGGCTACCCCGGGGCGGCGGCGCACACCGTGCTCCTCGTACGACCGGACGGGCATCTCGCGGCCACCTTCGCCGGGGTCCACCCGGCCGGGCTGTACGAGGCCGCGGACGCGGTCCGGCACGGCCCGTCGACCGCCGCCCCCGCCCCGGCATCCAGGAGCCTGCCCGCCGCCGCACCCGTGATCGATTGA
- a CDS encoding putative leader peptide produces MTGNDVRLWRRVHMDLLRYAGCVCRPSC; encoded by the coding sequence ATGACCGGCAACGACGTACGCCTGTGGCGGAGGGTCCATATGGACCTGCTCCGCTACGCGGGCTGCGTGTGTCGCCCTTCCTGCTGA
- a CDS encoding cysteine dioxygenase translates to MSAPTHAPAPAAAPAAAPALSAADLLAFTRRIASDPELIASLPLDPEGRTWIRLDGPGGSEAWLIGWPPGTGTGWHDHAESRGAFTTAQGHLTENSLAVRLPSEGWQSLSLAPDVDRTRRLGAGTGRAFGEHHVHEVLNESATEHAISVHAYYPPLPLIRRYSRTGPVLTLEQVERPADWQ, encoded by the coding sequence ATGTCTGCACCCACGCACGCCCCTGCCCCGGCGGCGGCTCCGGCTGCCGCCCCGGCCCTCTCGGCTGCGGATCTCCTCGCCTTCACCCGGCGCATCGCCTCCGACCCCGAACTGATCGCGTCCCTCCCCCTCGACCCCGAGGGCCGGACGTGGATCCGGCTCGACGGCCCGGGCGGCAGCGAGGCCTGGCTGATCGGCTGGCCGCCCGGCACCGGCACCGGCTGGCACGACCACGCCGAGTCGCGGGGCGCGTTCACCACCGCGCAGGGACACCTCACGGAGAACTCCCTGGCGGTCCGCCTCCCCTCCGAGGGCTGGCAGTCCCTCTCCCTGGCCCCCGACGTGGACCGCACGCGCCGGCTGGGCGCGGGCACCGGGCGGGCCTTCGGCGAGCACCACGTGCACGAGGTGCTCAACGAGTCCGCGACCGAGCACGCGATCTCCGTCCACGCGTACTACCCGCCGCTGCCCCTGATCCGCCGCTACAGCCGCACCGGCCCGGTGCTCACGCTGGAGCAGGTCGAGCGTCCGGCGGACTGGCAGTGA
- a CDS encoding rhodanese-like domain-containing protein: protein MAVSGIDALVDRLRTTYTRVDAAQAHAESLTGALLVDIRYQALRERDGLIPGALVVERNELEWRLDPEGSHRLPEAVDHDVRIIVICNEGYASTLAAASLHALSLPNATDLTGGFQAWKAAGLPVVRS from the coding sequence CTGGCAGTGAGCGGCATCGACGCCCTCGTCGACCGGCTGCGGACCACGTACACCCGCGTGGACGCGGCCCAGGCGCACGCGGAGTCCCTGACCGGGGCCCTGCTGGTCGACATCAGGTACCAGGCCCTGCGCGAGCGGGACGGGCTGATCCCGGGCGCGCTGGTGGTCGAGCGCAATGAACTGGAATGGCGCCTCGACCCGGAAGGCTCCCACCGCCTCCCGGAGGCGGTGGACCACGACGTCCGCATCATCGTGATCTGCAACGAGGGCTACGCCTCCACCCTCGCGGCGGCCTCCCTCCACGCCCTGTCCCTCCCCAACGCGACGGACCTCACGGGCGGCTTCCAGGCCTGGAAGGCCGCGGGCCTGCCCGTTGTACGTTCCTAA
- the recX gene encoding recombination regulator RecX, protein MWEHERGGPDGTDRADGAEDRREGSRRGRRESGGRGGRRTEGREGRDDRAGREGRQELPPQSPEEQARAICLRLLTGMPRTRRQLADALAKRDIPEEVSEQVLSRFEEVGLIDDAAFAGAWVESRHRGRGLARRALAQELRTKGVAPTLVQEALEQLDSDQEEETARELVERKLRATRGLERDKRIRRLAGMLARKGYPEGMALRVVRRALEAEGEDAEDAEDLTI, encoded by the coding sequence GTGTGGGAGCACGAAAGGGGCGGCCCCGACGGCACCGACCGCGCCGACGGCGCTGAGGACCGCCGCGAGGGCAGTCGCCGGGGCCGCCGCGAGAGCGGCGGCCGGGGAGGCCGTCGTACGGAGGGCCGCGAGGGCCGGGATGACCGGGCGGGCCGGGAAGGCCGCCAGGAACTGCCGCCCCAGAGTCCCGAGGAGCAGGCGCGGGCGATCTGTCTGCGCCTGCTCACCGGGATGCCGCGCACCCGGCGGCAGCTCGCGGACGCCCTGGCCAAGCGGGACATCCCCGAGGAGGTGTCGGAGCAGGTCCTCTCCCGGTTCGAGGAGGTGGGCCTGATCGACGACGCCGCCTTCGCCGGGGCCTGGGTCGAGTCCCGGCACCGGGGCCGGGGGCTGGCCCGCCGGGCGCTCGCACAGGAGCTCCGTACCAAGGGGGTGGCCCCCACCCTCGTACAGGAGGCCCTGGAACAGCTGGACTCCGACCAGGAGGAGGAGACCGCCCGGGAGCTCGTGGAGCGCAAGCTCCGCGCGACCCGGGGCCTGGAGCGGGACAAGCGGATCCGGCGCCTCGCCGGAATGCTCGCCCGCAAGGGGTACCCCGAGGGCATGGCCCTGCGGGTGGTCCGCCGCGCACTGGAGGCGGAGGGCGAGGACGCCGAAGATGCCGAGGACCTGACGATCTGA
- the recA gene encoding recombinase RecA, translated as MAGNDREKALEAALAQIERQFGKGAVMRLGDKPNDPIEVIPTGSTALDIALGVGGLPRGRVIEVYGPESSGKTTLTLHAVANAQKAGGTVAFVDAEHALDPEYAKALGVDTDNLILSQPDTGEQALEIVDMLVRSGALDLIVIDSVAALVPRAEIEGEMGDSHVGLQARLMSQALRKITGALNQSKTTAIFINQLREKIGVMFGSPETTTGGRALKFYASVRLDIRRIETLKDGTDAVGNRTRVKVVKNKVAPPFKQAEFDILYGHGISREGGLIDMGVEHGFVRKAGAWYTYEGDQLGQGKENARKFLCDNPALSDEIERKIKEKLGVGIRKTDTAAAATAEAGADASAETAAVPAPASKAKTAVKAAVAKS; from the coding sequence ATGGCAGGCAACGACCGCGAGAAGGCTCTCGAAGCCGCGCTCGCACAGATTGAACGGCAGTTCGGCAAGGGTGCCGTGATGCGTCTCGGCGACAAGCCGAACGATCCCATCGAGGTCATCCCCACCGGATCGACCGCGCTGGACATCGCGCTCGGCGTCGGCGGACTGCCGCGCGGCCGTGTGATCGAGGTGTACGGGCCGGAGTCCTCCGGTAAGACGACCCTGACGCTGCATGCCGTGGCCAACGCGCAGAAGGCCGGCGGCACCGTGGCCTTCGTGGATGCCGAGCACGCGCTCGACCCCGAGTACGCCAAGGCCCTCGGCGTCGACACGGACAACCTCATCCTGTCCCAGCCGGACACCGGCGAGCAGGCGCTGGAGATCGTGGACATGCTGGTCCGCTCCGGCGCGCTCGACCTCATCGTCATCGACTCCGTCGCGGCCCTCGTGCCGCGCGCGGAGATCGAGGGCGAGATGGGCGACTCGCACGTGGGTCTCCAGGCCCGTCTGATGAGCCAGGCCCTCCGGAAGATCACCGGTGCGCTCAACCAGTCCAAGACCACCGCGATCTTCATCAACCAGCTCCGCGAGAAGATCGGTGTGATGTTCGGCTCGCCGGAGACCACCACCGGTGGCCGCGCGCTGAAGTTCTACGCCTCCGTGCGCCTCGACATCCGGCGCATCGAGACCCTCAAGGACGGCACGGACGCGGTCGGCAACCGCACCCGCGTCAAGGTCGTCAAGAACAAGGTCGCGCCGCCCTTCAAGCAGGCCGAGTTCGACATCCTCTACGGCCACGGCATCAGCCGCGAGGGCGGCCTGATCGACATGGGCGTGGAGCACGGCTTCGTCCGCAAGGCCGGTGCCTGGTACACGTACGAGGGCGACCAGCTCGGCCAGGGCAAGGAGAACGCGCGCAAGTTCCTCTGCGACAACCCCGCCCTGTCCGACGAGATCGAGCGGAAGATCAAGGAGAAGCTGGGCGTCGGCATCCGTAAGACAGACACCGCTGCCGCCGCCACGGCCGAGGCCGGCGCGGACGCGTCCGCCGAGACCGCCGCGGTGCCCGCTCCCGCGTCGAAGGCCAAGACCGCGGTCAAGGCCGCCGTCGCCAAGAGCTGA
- a CDS encoding 2'-5' RNA ligase family protein has translation MKDSADDTTSSMFPAGRTALIVRIPEAEPVVRDWRERIDPAARAGAGVPAHVSVLYPFLPESLIDASVHAGIAAALSPHRAFDLRFERTGRFPGMLYLAPEPDAPLRRLTRAITDRWPDVKPYGGRYGDPAPHLTVAQRAREADLDAAEADLDGRLPLTTRVRTVDLVAYDGTAWRERASFTLREPEA, from the coding sequence ATGAAGGACTCCGCGGACGACACCACCTCCAGCATGTTCCCCGCCGGGCGCACCGCGCTCATCGTGCGGATACCCGAAGCGGAACCCGTCGTCCGGGACTGGCGGGAGCGGATCGACCCCGCGGCCCGGGCCGGGGCCGGGGTGCCGGCGCACGTGAGCGTGCTCTACCCGTTCCTCCCGGAGAGCCTGATCGACGCCTCGGTGCACGCCGGGATCGCCGCGGCCCTGAGCCCCCACCGCGCCTTCGACCTGCGCTTCGAGCGGACCGGCCGGTTCCCGGGGATGCTCTACCTCGCCCCGGAGCCGGACGCCCCGCTGCGCCGTCTGACCCGTGCGATCACCGACCGCTGGCCGGACGTCAAGCCCTACGGCGGCCGCTACGGGGACCCGGCCCCGCACCTCACGGTGGCCCAGCGCGCCCGCGAGGCGGACCTGGACGCCGCCGAGGCGGACCTCGACGGCCGACTGCCCCTCACCACCCGCGTCCGCACCGTCGACCTGGTGGCCTACGACGGGACGGCCTGGCGGGAGCGCGCGAGCTTCACCCTGCGGGAGCCGGAAGCGTAA
- a CDS encoding Clp protease N-terminal domain-containing protein → MTNPSVEPVRMTNPVRLDDLIEAIKKVHTDTLEQLSGAVVAAEALGDVADHLIGHFVDQARRSGASWTDIGRSMGVTRQAAQKRFVPKADKEGDPGLDPSQGFGRFTPRARNVVVTAQNEARAASNTEIRTEHLVLGLLAEPDGLAAHAIADQGVTADDVRAAATAGLPPAAAELPALVPFDASAKKALELTFREALRLGHNYVGTEHILLALLELENGTGTLSGLGVDKDAVENWVNDALAAVLASADEAGK, encoded by the coding sequence ATGACGAACCCTTCGGTGGAACCCGTTCGCATGACCAATCCGGTACGCCTCGACGACCTCATCGAGGCCATCAAGAAGGTCCACACCGACACCCTGGAGCAGCTCAGCGGCGCTGTCGTCGCCGCCGAAGCCCTGGGGGACGTCGCCGACCACCTCATCGGTCACTTCGTCGACCAGGCCCGCCGCTCCGGCGCCTCCTGGACCGACATCGGCCGCAGCATGGGCGTCACCCGCCAGGCCGCCCAGAAGCGCTTCGTCCCCAAGGCCGACAAGGAGGGTGACCCCGGGCTCGACCCGAGCCAGGGCTTCGGCCGCTTCACCCCCCGCGCCCGCAACGTGGTCGTGACCGCCCAGAACGAGGCCCGCGCCGCGAGCAACACCGAGATCCGCACCGAGCACCTCGTCCTCGGCCTGCTCGCCGAACCCGACGGCCTCGCCGCCCACGCCATCGCCGACCAGGGCGTCACGGCCGACGACGTGCGCGCCGCCGCGACCGCCGGCCTGCCCCCGGCCGCGGCGGAGCTCCCCGCCCTGGTCCCCTTCGACGCCTCCGCGAAGAAGGCCCTGGAGCTCACCTTCCGCGAGGCCCTGCGCCTCGGCCACAACTACGTGGGCACCGAGCACATCCTGCTCGCGCTCCTGGAGCTGGAGAACGGAACGGGAACGCTCAGCGGCCTCGGCGTGGACAAGGACGCCGTCGAGAACTGGGTCAACGACGCCCTGGCAGCCGTACTCGCCTCTGCGGACGAGGCCGGGAAGTAG
- a CDS encoding AI-2E family transporter: MAATEETTDQPEGPRGARPPGPATPADAGDPSAGVPRAGDPGAPGPVEGTAADARMPRWLPRAVILVLALVACFQLGSWAFHQLIGLLVNILIAFFLALAIEPAVARMAARGMRRGLATFLVFLGVFVAAVGFVVLLGSVLAAQIIDLVEGFPGYLDSLIGSINDTFHTDLSRLDIQDSLLHSDWLQKYVQNSASGVLDVSATVLGGLFKLLTIGLFSFYFAADGPRLRRALCSVLPPRKQAEVLRAWEIAVTKTGGYLYSRGLMALISGIAHYIVLAVLGVPYAPALAVWVGLVSQFIPTIGTYLAGALPMLLAFTVNPWYALYVLGFVVVYQQFENYVLQPKLTSKTVDIHPAVAFGSVIAGTALLGAVGALIAIPAVATMQAFLGAYVKRYALTGDADASTSRPRPQRRVRLPGRR; this comes from the coding sequence GTGGCAGCCACCGAAGAGACGACCGACCAGCCCGAAGGCCCCCGGGGCGCGCGTCCGCCCGGCCCGGCGACCCCGGCGGACGCGGGAGATCCCTCGGCCGGGGTTCCCCGGGCGGGGGACCCCGGAGCGCCGGGCCCCGTCGAGGGCACGGCGGCGGATGCCCGGATGCCGCGCTGGCTGCCGCGCGCGGTGATCCTCGTCCTGGCCCTGGTGGCCTGTTTCCAGCTGGGCAGCTGGGCCTTCCACCAGCTCATCGGGCTGCTCGTCAACATCCTGATCGCGTTCTTCCTCGCGCTCGCGATAGAACCGGCCGTGGCCCGGATGGCGGCCCGCGGCATGCGCCGCGGGCTCGCCACCTTCCTGGTGTTCCTCGGGGTGTTCGTCGCGGCCGTCGGATTCGTCGTCCTGCTCGGCTCGGTGCTCGCCGCGCAGATCATCGACCTGGTGGAAGGCTTCCCCGGCTATCTCGACTCGCTGATCGGCTCGATCAACGACACCTTCCACACGGACCTGTCCCGGCTGGACATCCAGGACAGTCTGCTGCACTCCGACTGGCTGCAGAAGTACGTGCAGAACAGCGCGAGCGGCGTGCTCGACGTGTCCGCCACCGTGCTCGGCGGACTGTTCAAGCTGCTGACGATCGGTCTGTTCTCCTTCTACTTCGCCGCCGACGGGCCGCGACTGCGCCGCGCGCTGTGCTCCGTACTCCCGCCCAGGAAGCAGGCGGAGGTGCTGCGGGCGTGGGAGATCGCCGTCACCAAGACGGGCGGATACCTCTACTCGCGCGGGCTGATGGCGCTGATCTCCGGGATCGCGCACTACATCGTCCTCGCGGTGCTGGGCGTGCCGTACGCGCCCGCGCTCGCGGTGTGGGTGGGGCTGGTGTCGCAGTTCATCCCCACCATCGGCACCTACCTGGCGGGCGCGCTGCCGATGCTGCTCGCCTTCACGGTCAACCCCTGGTACGCGCTGTACGTCCTCGGATTCGTGGTGGTGTACCAGCAGTTCGAGAACTACGTGCTCCAGCCGAAGCTGACGTCGAAGACGGTGGACATCCACCCGGCGGTGGCCTTCGGATCGGTCATCGCGGGCACCGCCCTGCTGGGCGCGGTCGGGGCGCTCATCGCGATCCCGGCCGTCGCCACGATGCAGGCCTTCCTCGGCGCGTACGTGAAGCGGTACGCGCTGACGGGCGACGCGGACGCCTCTACTTCCCGGCCTCGTCCGCAGAGGCGAGTACGGCTGCCAGGGCGTCGTTGA